One window of Medicago truncatula cultivar Jemalong A17 chromosome 2, MtrunA17r5.0-ANR, whole genome shotgun sequence genomic DNA carries:
- the LOC11439287 gene encoding dof zinc finger protein DOF1.4, with translation MLSNYEKMLVIPPTTNQWTQNQIDDVKIMEKQGQKLHQQQQQQALKCPRCDSSNTKFCYYNNYSLSQPRHFCKACKRYWTRGGTLRNVPVGGGYRRNNSNKRSNNTTLIKIPSTIDTSISSSPSTPSSTPNTTSSNSTLNHNISPMFYGLSSSNSCDVNLPFSRFNISRLSTSSGYDFQPQMNTIGLGFSSGFTSSEANDHNGYTNGFTSRYGSIFSSSSVPSNASVMPSLLQHKFINDGSNSFQGLEFNNLGNGSEKGTKKDEGEMEHVGGLYDPAASSLYWNTASSSAIGVWNDQASNIGSSVTSLI, from the exons ATGTTATCTAACTATGAGAAAATGCTTGTCATCCCTCCAACCACTAATCAATGGACACAg aATCAAATAGATGATGTTAAGATAATGGAAAAACAAGGTCAAAAACTTCatcagcagcagcaacaacaagcTCTCAAGTGTCCACGTTGTGACTCATCAAACACAAAGTTTTGTTACTACAACAACTACAGTTTGTCACAACCAAGACATTTCTGTAAAGCTTGCAAACGTTATTGGACAAGAGGTGGTACTCTTAGAAATGTTCCTGTTGGTGGTGGTTACAGAAGAAACAACTCAAACAAACGTAGTAACAATACTACTCTCATCAAAATACCCTCCACCATTGATActtctatttcttcttctccttcaacTCCTAGTTCCACACCAAACACCACTTCTTCAAATTCAACCTTAAATCATAATATTAGTCCTATGTTTTATGGTTTATCAAGTAGTAACTCTTGTGATGTGAATCTTCCATTCTCAAGGTTCAATATCTCTAGACTCTCAACAAGTTCAGGTTATGATTTTCAGCCTCAGATGAATACTATTGGATTAGGCTTTTCATCTGGGTTTACGTCCAGTGAAGCCAATGATCATAATGGTTATACAAATGGATTTACTTCAAGATATGGTTCAATCTTTAGTTCTTCTTCTGTACCAAGTAATGCATCAGTTATGCCTTCTCTGCTGCAACATAAATTCATCAATGATGGTAGCAACAGTTTTCAGGGCTTGGAATTCAACAATTTGGGGAATGGAAGTGAGAAAGGAACGAAGAAAGATGAAGGAGAGATGGAGCATGTGGGTGGTTTGTATGATCCAGCTGCTTCTTCACTTTACTGGAATacagcatcatcatcagctatTGGTGTTTGGAACGATCAAGCTTCTAATATTGGTTCATCAGTTACTTCTTTGATCTAG